In Lactococcus protaetiae, the genomic window GAAACCTTTGCTTTTGCCACTCCCTCAACTGACTCTAACGCCTTAGTCACGTGCATCACGCAATGTTCACAAGTCATACCTTCAATTTTTAATGTTTCTTTCATCGCCATAATTTACTTCTCTCTTCTAATTATTAACTGATTGTCTTAGCTTTCCAAACACTCATTGATAATCCTACAATTATCATACAGCAATTTGTTCATGTTCGTGTCTACAAGCACAAGTTCCCGTTGTTTCCAAGCAGTTACAGTGCTTAATATCTACAACCTCTTTAGCCTCAAGTGCTGCTTTCAGCAACTCAACATCTTGTGCAGTTAATGTTGACTTTTCAACCATATCTTTTAACACATTCACATGCTTTGTAGCACAAACTTTTTCCAAAAGCCCATCTGCCATAAGATTGATTGCTGTGCATTCTTCCATCAAAGGTCTATAAACAAACTTGCGACCTTCTTTCTCGGTACTCAACATTTCTTTTTTTACTAAGCGACCAAGCAAAGTTTTTACCGTTGCAATAGACCAATCTAGATCTTGCGGAATTTGTCTATAAATCTCATCGACCCTTGCTTCCTCCAAAGACCAAATCACACGCATCACAATCAATTCTGCATTGGATACATTAAATTCTACGTCATTCATTTTGGCTCTCCTTTCCTGCAAAAGCTGAGTTCAACTCTATTATTTTATATTCTACTAAATTTCTTTACCTTTGATAAAAATTCAAAAATAATGAATCACTTGATGTTAAGTCTATCATTTTAGAGTCAATTTATATAAAATATAGCCCCAAATCAACAGTGAATCAAAAACTTTAATAACCATACTATCCTAGCTTCAGTCACTAATAATATAATCCTATAGGATATTTAAAGCAGAACTAGTATAAAAATTGAACTCAATTCTATTTTCATTTTTATAGTACAAGTTTACAATTGTAAACAAAAAAAGTCAAGTAATATCGCTCATTATCAATAAAATCAATATCACCTATTCATTCCAGCAACAACTCGACATCCACTATGCTCACTCAAAACTAGTGTGAGTAGATTTCAAAGTAGGACCAATATGCATATCGAATTTGATTCCTCTAACTCATATAACAAAAAATTTCCTATTAGTTAAACCAATCTATCCAAAACTGATTAATTCTTATCTTCCCCAAAAATTTCTTCCATGATTCGTCTTCCTGTTGGAGTTTGGGCTAAGCCTCCTTCCGCGGTCTCACGAAAAGCAGCTGGTAAAGTGCGTCCCACATTATACATCGTATTAACAACCTCATCCACTGGAATCACTGTTTTTACACCTGCTAAGGCCATATCAGCAGAAATCATAGCCTGAGAAGCACCCATCGCATTTCGATGCACACATGGTATCTCAACCAAACCAGCGACAGGGTCACAAATCAACCCTAGCATATTTTGCAATACCAAAGCAACAGCAAAGCCAGCCTGTTCAGCAGTCCCACCAGCAGCTAAAACTAAGGCAGCCGATGCCATCGCTGAAGCTGAACCCACCTCAGCTTGACATCCACCCTCAGCTCCAGAAATAGTCGCATTATTTGCAATAGCCAATCCAAATGCACCTGCTGCAAATAAAAACTCAATCTGATTTTCGTGTGTCAAAGAAAGTTTAGCCGTTGCAGCTGTTAGCACTCCAGGCAAACAACCTGCCGAACCTGCAGTTGGAGTCGCGCAAATTAACCCCATTTGTGCATTTACCTCATTTACCGCCACAGCATCTCTTGCCGCACCCAAGATAATATCACCTGACAAAGCTTTTCCCGAAAGGATGTATTCATTCATTAATTTTGCATCTCCCCCAGTCAAACCTGTTAAAGACTTTTCTCCAAGCAAACCTTTATCAACAGAATTAAGCATTGTCTCCAAATTTCGTTCCATCAGGTCCCAAATCTGTTTGCGCTCTCTTCCCGTTTGCTCCATCTCTATGGCAATCATTAATTCTGTTACAGATGAGTATTTTTTAGAGTCCTCAATCAATTCTGCAATATTTTTAAACATCTCTATTTTTCCTTATCATTTACGCTATCTTCAATCACAAGCAACATCACAAACTACTAGTTAAAAAAGTTCACGGCATGAAGACGTGGAATAGACTTCATTTCTTCAATTACCTCTTCCACATTTGGCGTATCTACTTCAAGAATCATAATGGCTTTTTCACCTCTTGCTTCTCGCGTGACATTCATTTGAGCAATATTTATTCCGTGTTCAGAGAGAACACTTGATACTTTAGCAATCATCCCAGGTACATCTTCATGAATGACGACAAATGTAGGAACTCCTGCAGAAATTGCAATATCGAAGCCATTCAATTCTGTCACTTGGATCATCCCACCACCAATAGAAATCCCTGTTACTGTCATTGTTCGCTCACCTTTTTTAGCAATCAAACGAGCCGTATTAGGATGTTCTGCTCTATCTTCTGGATGAGGAACATAACTTACCTCCATCCCCTGTTCATAAGCAATCTGTGGCGCTTGAGGTAATCGCTCGTCGTCAGTGTCCATTCCCAAAACCCCAGCAACTAACGCAACATCTGTCCCATGTCCCCGATAGGTTTTAGCAAATGATTCATAGAGATGAATTTCTAATTTTTCGGGAAGCTCACCAAAAATGGAGCGCACAATCTTACCTATACGCGCTGCTCCTGCTGTATGTGAGCTGGAAGGTCCAATCATTACAGGTCCAATAATATCAAAAACACTTTTATATCTAAAATTATCCACTTCATTCACCGTTTTCTGAATTTTTATCAAATCAAGTGCTTGCTAACACTCCCACCTCTTTAGGCGGGAGATGAAGCAGCACTAACTTTGAATTTCGTCCGACTAAATTCAGCGAGAGTCAAAACTCTCACTGAATAAGTCTTGGCTTTATCTCCAAATATCATACCATAAATTTGAGTGATTTTCAGTCGTAGAAAAAACGACTCCGAGGAGCCGTTTAAATCTAAAGATTACAAGATTAACGTCCTTTGTAAATAGAACGTGATTTACCATACCATAACTGTCCAAGCCATTTTTGAAGCCATGGTTGAATCCATCTATCAAGACCAAATGCACGACCTGAACCATTCATCAGGGCAATCGCAACTGGAATATACCAAAGTGATACCCAAGTTAACATACCAGTTGTTGCAAACATCAAAGTCAAACCAGCTGTTGCTGCAGAAGCAATAAATGTGAAAGCACCTGCAATGATAGCTAAGGCAAGAAGCAACTCAACAATCGACATGATCCGTTGCAGCCAAAGCGCTACTTCGTAATTTGGTACGAAGACTTTCATGATAGGTTGCATCCAGTGAGGCACACCTGCTGTTGTTGTTTTTGGCATTGTACCGTATTCGTAAGTCAAGCCCCAAACATGTTTAACACCATTTGCATCTGTTGTAGTACGGAAAATACTATCCCAGAACCCAACATGTTGTGCTGCTGCATGAGTAGCTCCACTACCACCAGCTGCTGTAGTTGCTCCGGCCGCTGCATCTGCTACTGCTTTAGTTGTTGAGCTGGCAGCAGAACTTGTAGCTCCAGCTGCTGCATCTGCTGCTTTTGCAACAGGCTTTTCAAGCCAACCACCGTTTGATTTCAAGAATGTGGAAATTTTTACAGTATTTCCCATCCATGATTGTTCAGAATTACCGAATACTTTTGGTACAGCATCAAGCAACCAAATCAAACCGTAGAACAAACGAAGTGGAAGTGACCAAAGGACATTACCACGACGTGAAGCGTGACCACGCATAAAGTTACGGTTATCTTCTGTACGGAAAACCTCATTCAAAGCATAACGCCAGAAATAGTGAGCAGAACGAAGTTGCAATGTATAGATGAAATAAACGATGTTTTTCATCAACATTGCCCAAAAGCCTGTCAAACGAGCATTCCCAATTTTAGCAACACCCCAAGCTGAACCAACAGAAACCATTGTTCCTTGATACTTGCTTGTATGTTTTTGTTTGCTTGTACCATTGATATCAGCAATAATATTTTTAGCTGCTGTACCTGCTGTTTGTTCTGCAGCTTCAACAATTTGTGGTGTAGGACGACCTGTATCTGGTTCAATATATCCTGACACGTCACCAGCAACGAAAATGCCTTGTCCTTCAAAACCAACTGCCTCCATGAATTCATTGGCTTGAAGACGGTGACCGCGTTCTGTTTCATTTAGATTTGTTTTAGCTGCTGTATTACCTTGAACACCCGTTGTCCAAATCAAAGTATGTGTTGGAATTTCTTTAGCGACTTTTTCTTCGTCACGTCCACCAACATTGACTTTGATATGGTCTTCTGCAACTTCAACAATGCCGTGATTTGTCAGTACGTGGACGTTTTTCTTTTCAAGGTAAGCATGAGCTTTATCGGCTTGTTTGCGGTCCAAAGTATTAAGAATAGTTGGCATCATTTCAACAACGTTGATTGTGATTTCTTCTTCAGGAATCTTCCAATCTGTTGAAACTTTTTTACGCCAGTCAATCAATTCGCCAGCCATTTCAATCCCAGTGAAGCCAGAACCTGCGACAGAAATAGTCAAGAGCGCACGACGTTTTTCATCATCAACTTCGGTAGAGCCATATTGTACAACTGTTTCCAATTGACGTTTAATTTTCATCGCATCTTCAAGTGACCAAAGTGTGAAGCCATGTTCTTTGACTCCTGGTACACCAAAGTCATTTGGTTCTCCACCGAGGGCAACGATGACGTAGTCATATTCGTAGCTACCATGTTTTGTGATGACTTTTTTGTTTTCTTTGTCAAGGCTGACAACAGAATCTGTTACAATGCTAACATTCTTGCGTTTTCCTAAAAGTTTTTGGAAATCGTATTGAACTGTTGTAAAAGGCACACGCCCTGCCGCAACTTCATGAAGCTGTGTCATCGTAGTGTGATAGCTATGCTTGTCAATCAAAGTGATGTTTGCAGTTGCCTTAAGCTTTTTAGAAAGCTCACGTGTTGCATGAACCCCAGCAACCCCACCACCGATGACTACGATTTTTTTCTTAGTC contains:
- a CDS encoding heavy-metal-associated domain-containing protein, yielding MKETLKIEGMTCEHCVMHVTKALESVEGVAKAKVSLKKNEALVKFDIPATLEAMSAAVAEAGYKVNL
- a CDS encoding CopY/TcrY family copper transport repressor; this encodes MNDVEFNVSNAELIVMRVIWSLEEARVDEIYRQIPQDLDWSIATVKTLLGRLVKKEMLSTEKEGRKFVYRPLMEECTAINLMADGLLEKVCATKHVNVLKDMVEKSTLTAQDVELLKAALEAKEVVDIKHCNCLETTGTCACRHEHEQIAV
- the sdaAA gene encoding L-serine ammonia-lyase, iron-sulfur-dependent, subunit alpha, encoding MFKNIAELIEDSKKYSSVTELMIAIEMEQTGRERKQIWDLMERNLETMLNSVDKGLLGEKSLTGLTGGDAKLMNEYILSGKALSGDIILGAARDAVAVNEVNAQMGLICATPTAGSAGCLPGVLTAATAKLSLTHENQIEFLFAAGAFGLAIANNATISGAEGGCQAEVGSASAMASAALVLAAGGTAEQAGFAVALVLQNMLGLICDPVAGLVEIPCVHRNAMGASQAMISADMALAGVKTVIPVDEVVNTMYNVGRTLPAAFRETAEGGLAQTPTGRRIMEEIFGEDKN
- the sdaAB gene encoding L-serine ammonia-lyase, iron-sulfur-dependent subunit beta, coding for MDNFRYKSVFDIIGPVMIGPSSSHTAGAARIGKIVRSIFGELPEKLEIHLYESFAKTYRGHGTDVALVAGVLGMDTDDERLPQAPQIAYEQGMEVSYVPHPEDRAEHPNTARLIAKKGERTMTVTGISIGGGMIQVTELNGFDIAISAGVPTFVVIHEDVPGMIAKVSSVLSEHGINIAQMNVTREARGEKAIMILEVDTPNVEEVIEEMKSIPRLHAVNFFN
- a CDS encoding NAD(P)/FAD-dependent oxidoreductase encodes the protein MTKKKIVVIGGGVAGVHATRELSKKLKATANITLIDKHSYHTTMTQLHEVAAGRVPFTTVQYDFQKLLGKRKNVSIVTDSVVSLDKENKKVITKHGSYEYDYVIVALGGEPNDFGVPGVKEHGFTLWSLEDAMKIKRQLETVVQYGSTEVDDEKRRALLTISVAGSGFTGIEMAGELIDWRKKVSTDWKIPEEEITINVVEMMPTILNTLDRKQADKAHAYLEKKNVHVLTNHGIVEVAEDHIKVNVGGRDEEKVAKEIPTHTLIWTTGVQGNTAAKTNLNETERGHRLQANEFMEAVGFEGQGIFVAGDVSGYIEPDTGRPTPQIVEAAEQTAGTAAKNIIADINGTSKQKHTSKYQGTMVSVGSAWGVAKIGNARLTGFWAMLMKNIVYFIYTLQLRSAHYFWRYALNEVFRTEDNRNFMRGHASRRGNVLWSLPLRLFYGLIWLLDAVPKVFGNSEQSWMGNTVKISTFLKSNGGWLEKPVAKAADAAAGATSSAASSTTKAVADAAAGATTAAGGSGATHAAAQHVGFWDSIFRTTTDANGVKHVWGLTYEYGTMPKTTTAGVPHWMQPIMKVFVPNYEVALWLQRIMSIVELLLALAIIAGAFTFIASAATAGLTLMFATTGMLTWVSLWYIPVAIALMNGSGRAFGLDRWIQPWLQKWLGQLWYGKSRSIYKGR